From the Lolium rigidum isolate FL_2022 chromosome 2, APGP_CSIRO_Lrig_0.1, whole genome shotgun sequence genome, one window contains:
- the LOC124692014 gene encoding plastidic ATP/ADP-transporter-like, with protein sequence MESGLVASHRLRLPPLPSATAHAHLLRHRRLALAATPLRLPTTTPTPLRQPAALPLRPCLKPLRAASLASPAPAPAPDDSRKFLGVDLLTLKKIVPLGLMFFCILFNYTILRDTKDVLVVTAKGSSAEIIPFLKTWVNLPMAIGFMLLYSKLADVLSKEALFYTVIFPFIAFFGVFGYVLYPMRDAIHPTALADRLLASLGPSFLGPVAILRVWSFCLFYVMAELWGSVVISVLFWGFANQITTVEEAKEFYPLFGLGANVALIFSGRTVKYFSNMRQNLGPGVDGWAISLRGMMSIVVILGLVIASIYWGVNKFVIDKTSLPVERKKKNKPKLSMGESLKVLVSSRYVRDLATLVVAYGISINLVEVTWKSKLKAQFPSPNEYSSFMGDFSTATGIATFTMMLLGRVIFRKFGWGVAATITPAVLLATGVGFFSLLLFGEPLTPLLAKFGMTPLLAAVFVGALQNIFSKSAKYSLFDPCKEMAYIPLDEDMKVKGKAAIDVVCNPLGKSGGALIQQFMILSFGSLANSTPYLGGILLVIVLAWLGAVRSLDSQFSSLAKEDLEREQTLKAETIETTAQVVGTGNGSLNGNGATPTNGAVIKPSQEPESTASEKSGQQSQ encoded by the exons ATGGAGTCCGGCCTCGTCGcaagccaccgcctccgcctcccgcccctcccctccgccaccgcccatgcccacctcctccgccaccgccgcctcgccCTCGCCGCCACGCCCCTCCGCCTCCCCACCACCACCCCGACCCCTCTCCGCCAGCCCGCCGCGCTCCCGCTCCGCCCCTGCCTAAagcctctccgcgccgcctccctCGCCTCCCCGGCCCCCGCGCCCGCGCCGGACGACTCCCGCAAATTCCTCGGCGTCGACCTGCTCACGCTCAAGAAGATCGTGCCCCTGGGCCTCATGTTCTTCTGCATCCTCTTCAACTACACCATCCTGCGCGACACCAAGGACGTGCTCGTCGTCACCGCCAAGGGCAGCAGCGCCGAGATCATCCCCTTCCTCAAGACCTGGGTCAACCTCCCCATGGCCATCGGCTTCATGCTCCTCTACTCCAAGCTCGCCGACGTGCTCTCCAAGGAGGCGCTCTTCTACACCGTCATCTTCCCCTTCATCGCCTTCTTCGGCGTATTCGGGTACGTGCTATACCCTATGCGCGACGCCATCCACCCCACCGCGCTAGCAGACCGCCTACTCGCCTCGCTCGGCCCCAGCTTCCTCGGACCCGTCGCCATCCTGCGCGTCTGGAGTTTCTGCCTCTTCTACGTCATGGCTGAGCTATGGGGAAGCGTCGTTATCTCCGTTCTCTTCTGGGGGTTCGCCAATCAG ATTACTACCGTTGAAGAAGCCAAAGAGTTCTACCCACTGTTCGGGCTTGGGGCCAACGTTGCGCTCATCTTCTCTGGTCGCACCGTGAAATACTTCTCAAACATGAGGCAGAATCTGGGTCCAGGGGTGGACGGGTGGGCAATTTCATTGAGGGGCATGATGAGCATAGTGGTTATACTGGGTTTGGTCATTGCCAGCATCTACTGGGGAGTGAACAAGTTTGTTATTGATAAAACATCTCTGCCAGTTGAACGGAAGAAGAAG AATAAGCCGAAGCTTAGCATGGGGGAGAGTCTGAAGGTGTTGGTGTCATCTCGGTATGTGAGGGATCTTGCCACACTGGTCGTTGCTTATGGTATAAGCATTAACCTTGTTGAGGTGACATGGAAATCAAAATTGAAGGCACAG TTCCCAAGCCCTAACGAGTATTCTTCGTTCATGGGTGATTTCTCAACGGCTACTGGCATAGCTACGTTCACAATGATGTTGTTGGGGAGAGTGATTTTCAGAAAATTCGGGTGGGGAGTTGCAGCTACAATCACCCCGGCGGTGTTGCTTGCCACCGGAGTTGGATTCTTCTCACTGCTTTTGTTTGGTGAGCCACTGACTCCCCTTCTCGCCAAGTTCGGAATGACGCCTTTGCTTGCTGCGGTCTTCGTTGGGGCACTGCAGAACATTTTCAGTAAGAGTGCAAAGTACAGTTTGTTTGATCCTTGCAAAGAGATGGCGTACATTCCTTTGGACGAGGACATGAAG GTCAAAGGTAAGGCAGCAATTGATGTGGTATGCAACCCACTGGGGAAATCTGGAGGTGCCTTGATCCAACAGTTCATGATCCTGTCATTTGGATCACTTGCGAATTCAACGCCATACCTTGGAGGAATATTGCTCGTGATTGTTCTTGCGTGGTTGGGCGCTGTGAGGTCCCTTGACTCGCAGTTCTCTTCCCTGGCAAAGGAAGATCTCGAGAGGGAACAAACGCTGAAAGCAGAGACAATTGAAACAACAGCTCAAGTTGTTGGGACAGGAAATGGTTCCCTTAACGGAAATGGTGCTACTCCCACAAACGGTGCAGTCATCAAACCGTCGCAAGAACCCGAGAGTACTGCCTCTGAAAAATCTGGCCAGCAGTCTCAATAA